In Helianthus annuus cultivar XRQ/B chromosome 9, HanXRQr2.0-SUNRISE, whole genome shotgun sequence, the following are encoded in one genomic region:
- the LOC110878959 gene encoding protease Do-like 7 isoform X2: protein MWSNQVLLQRKLCLLIVKRFRFIRYIEILWVHDFGFFRYDPAAVKFLSYEEIPLAPEAASVGLEIRVVGNDSGEKISILAGTLARLDRDAPHYKKDGYNDFNTFYIQAASGTKGGSSGSPVIDWQGRAVALNAGGKTSNSSSAFFFPLQRAVRALTMLQKGRDSYQDKWEAVTIPRGTIQATFVHKGFDETRRLGLQSETEELVRHASPLSETGMLVVDSVVPGGPAYKHLEAGDVLVRMNGEVITQFLKMEILLDDSVGQNVELEFERGGKSLTVQLVVEDLHSITPNYFLEVSGAVIHPLSYQQARNFRFECGLVYVSEPGYMLYKAGVPRHAIIKRLADEDVSNLEDFISALSKLSRGARVPMEYIYYKDRHRRKSVIVTVDRHEWYASPQIYSRDDTSGIWTRKPALPSDSQLISSAIIQVANGIASMDTSSSADGTVIAEVEDSTSPGDIVVSDEYDTSADSCNASVAERVIEPTLVMLTVYVPSTCMVDGVYTQHFIGTGVIIYHSEEMGLVAVDKNTVAISASDIMLSFAAFPIEIPAEVVFLHPVHNYAIIAYDPSVIGPAANSVVQAAQLLPEPSLRRGENVYLVGLSRSLQATSRKSVVTNPRAALNINSADSPRYRATNMEVIELDTDFGSNFTGVLTDEHGRVKALWGSFSTQIKYGVSSSGDHQFVKGIPIHSISQVLSEIISGAKGPSLLINGIKRPMPLIRVLEVEFCCTLLSKARSFGLSNNWIQALVKKDPVRRQVLRVKGCLAGSKAENLLEQGDMVLAINKKPVTCFNDIEDACHALDVSDDMDAKLEFTIFRQGREMEVEVGTDIRDGNGTTRVINWCGCLVQDPHPEVRALGFLPKEGHGVYVARYSSGSPAHRYGLYSQQWIVEVNGKPTPDLDAFVNVTKEIEDGEFVRVKTVHLNGKPKVLTLKQDLHYWPTWELRFDPETATWHRRIIKSLEIEDNL, encoded by the exons ATGTGGTCAAACCAG GTCCTGTTACAGCGGAAGCTATGTTTGTTAATCGTGAAGAGATTCCGGTTTATCCGATATATAGAGATCCTGTGG GTTCACGATTTTGGATTCTTTCGCTATGATCCTGCTGCAGTGAAGTTTCTGAGCTATGAAGAGATACCTCTTGCTCCTGAAGCTGCTTCTGTTGGACTGGAAATTAGAGTTGTTGGTAATGATAGTGGAGAGAAG ATCTCTATTTTGGCTGGTACTCTTGCTCGTCTGGATAGGGATGCACCACATTATAAGAA AGATGGCTACAACGATTTCAATACATTCTACATACAG GCAGCTTCAGGTACTAAAGGCGGTTCGAGTGGGTCCCCGGTCATTGATTGGCAAGGAAGGGCAGTTGCATTAAATGCTGGTGGCAAGACTTCTAATAGTTCCTCAGCATTTTTCTTTCCTTTACAACGA GCGGTGAGGGCTTTAACTATGTTGCAAAAGGGGAGAGATTCGTATCAAGATAAGTGGGAGGCTGTTACAATACCTCGTGGTACAATCCAG GCAACCTTTGTCCACAAAGGATTTGATGAAACCCGTCGGCTTGGTTTGCAAAGTGAAACAGAGGAG TTGGTTCGCCATGCATCTCCACTAAGTGAAACCGGGATGCTTGTAGTTGATTCTGTG GTGCCAGGTGGCCCAGCTTATAAACATTTGGAGGCAGGTGATGTGCTTGTTCGCATGAATGGGGAg GTGATTACTCAGTTTCTGAAGATGGAAATTTTACTTGACGACAGTGTGGGCCAAAATGTCGAGCTAGAGTTCGAAAGGGGCGGCAAGTCTTTAACTGTTCAGTTGGTG GTTGAAGACTTGCACTCCATAACTCCAAACTACTTTTTGGAGGTTAGTGGCGCGGTTATACACCCGCTCTCATATCAACAAGCTAGGAATTTCCGTTTTGAGTGTGGTCTTGTATATGTCTCAGAACCTGG TTACATGCTTTATAAAGCTGGGGTCCCACGGCATGCCATTATAAAGAGATTAGCCGATGAAGACGTTTCAAATCTTGAAGACTTCATTAGTGCTCTATCCAAGCTGTCTAGAGGAGCTCGGGTTCCAATGGAATACATATACTACAAAGATCGCCATAGAAGGAAG TCTGTTATTGTTACAGTGGATCGGCATGAGTGGTATGCTTCACCTCAAATATATAGCCGTGACGACACTTCTGGTATTTGGACAAGAAAGCCGGCCCTGCCCTCCGATTCCCAACTTATATCTTCTGCCATTATACAAGTTGCTAATGGTATTGCCAGCATGGACACTAGTAGCTCTGCTGATGGTACTGTGATTGCTGAGGTGGAAGATTCAACGTCGCCAGGAGATATAGTCGTGAGTGATGAATATGACACATCAGCAGACTCTTGTAATGCTTCTGTTGCTGAGCGTGTAATAGAGCCCACTCTTGTCATGCTTACG GTTTATGTACCATCAACATGTATGGTTGATGGTGTCTATACACAACATTTTATTGGAACTGGTGTGATTATATATCATTCAGAAGAAATGGGATTGGTTGCAGTTGACAAGAATACCGTTGCCATATCAGCATCTGATATCATGCTTTCCTTTGCTGCATTTCCAATCGAAATTCCCGCGGAG GTGGTATTTCTGCATCCTGTTCACAACTATGCAATTATTGCATATGACCCTTCTGTCATTGGACCTGCTGCTAATTCAGTTGTGCAAGCTGCTCAACTTCTTCCAG AACCTTCATTGCGGCGTGGAGAGAATGTATATCTCGTGGGATTAAGCAGGAGTTTACAAGCAACATCTAGAAAATCTGTTGTTACCAACCCGCGTGCCGCTCTAAACATAAATTCAGCTGATTCACCGCGTTATAGAGCAACCAACATGGAAGTTATAGAGCTTGATACCG ACTTCGGTAGCAACTTTACAGGAGTACTGACTGATGAGCATGGAAGAGTTAAAGCTTTATGGGGGAGCTTTTCGACTCAG ATCAAATATGGTGTGAGCTCATCTGGAGATCATCAATTTGTGAAAGGTATTCCGATACATTCAATTAGCCAAGTTCTTAGTGAAATAATATCAGGCGCGAAAGGACCGTCACTTCTAATAAATGGTATTAAAAGACCAATGCCTCTAATTAGGGTTTTAGAGGTTGAGTTTTGTTGTACTTTACTTTCCAAGGCTAGAAGTTTTGGTCTCAGCAACAACTGGATCCAA GCTCTTGTGAAGAAAGATCCTGTTAGACGTCAAGTTCTACGGGTCAAAGGTTGTTTAGCAGGATCAAAAGCTGAGAATCTATTAGAACAAGGTGATATGGTTCTTGCGATCAATAAGAAACCAGTTACATGTTTTAATGATATTGAAGATGCATGCCATGCGTTGGATGTGTCTGATGACATGGATGCAAAACTTGAATTCACCATCTTTCGTCAG GGACGTGAAATGGAGGTTGAAGTGGGAACAGATATAAGAGATGGCAACGGCACCACACGTGTAATTAACTGGTGCGGATGTTTGGTACAAGATCCTCACCCAGAAGTACGTGCCCTCGGGTTTCTTCCCAAAGAGGGCCATGGTGTATATGTCGCAAG GTATTCCTCTGGGAGTCCTGCGCATAGATATGGTTTATATTCTCAACAATGGATTGTGGAAGTTAATGGAAAACCAACTCCTGACTTGGATGCTTTTGTCAATGTCACAAAG GAAATTGAAGACGGAGAATTTGTTCGTGTAAAGACAGTCCATTTAAATGGGAAGCCAAAGGTGCTGACACTGAAACAGGACCTGCACTACTGGCCTACATGGGAGCTTAGATTTGATCCTGAAACCGCCACATGGCacagaaggattattaaatcatTGGAAATTGAAGATAACCTATGA
- the LOC110878959 gene encoding protease Do-like 7 isoform X1, translating into MTSQMEDSSEILQSELAIEIDPPMKENHASAEDWRKALQKVVPAVVVLRTTACRAFDTESARSGSATGFVVDKRRGIILTNRHVVKPGPVTAEAMFVNREEIPVYPIYRDPVHDFGFFRYDPAAVKFLSYEEIPLAPEAASVGLEIRVVGNDSGEKISILAGTLARLDRDAPHYKKDGYNDFNTFYIQAASGTKGGSSGSPVIDWQGRAVALNAGGKTSNSSSAFFFPLQRAVRALTMLQKGRDSYQDKWEAVTIPRGTIQATFVHKGFDETRRLGLQSETEELVRHASPLSETGMLVVDSVVPGGPAYKHLEAGDVLVRMNGEVITQFLKMEILLDDSVGQNVELEFERGGKSLTVQLVVEDLHSITPNYFLEVSGAVIHPLSYQQARNFRFECGLVYVSEPGYMLYKAGVPRHAIIKRLADEDVSNLEDFISALSKLSRGARVPMEYIYYKDRHRRKSVIVTVDRHEWYASPQIYSRDDTSGIWTRKPALPSDSQLISSAIIQVANGIASMDTSSSADGTVIAEVEDSTSPGDIVVSDEYDTSADSCNASVAERVIEPTLVMLTVYVPSTCMVDGVYTQHFIGTGVIIYHSEEMGLVAVDKNTVAISASDIMLSFAAFPIEIPAEVVFLHPVHNYAIIAYDPSVIGPAANSVVQAAQLLPEPSLRRGENVYLVGLSRSLQATSRKSVVTNPRAALNINSADSPRYRATNMEVIELDTDFGSNFTGVLTDEHGRVKALWGSFSTQIKYGVSSSGDHQFVKGIPIHSISQVLSEIISGAKGPSLLINGIKRPMPLIRVLEVEFCCTLLSKARSFGLSNNWIQALVKKDPVRRQVLRVKGCLAGSKAENLLEQGDMVLAINKKPVTCFNDIEDACHALDVSDDMDAKLEFTIFRQGREMEVEVGTDIRDGNGTTRVINWCGCLVQDPHPEVRALGFLPKEGHGVYVARYSSGSPAHRYGLYSQQWIVEVNGKPTPDLDAFVNVTKEIEDGEFVRVKTVHLNGKPKVLTLKQDLHYWPTWELRFDPETATWHRRIIKSLEIEDNL; encoded by the exons ATGACATCACAGATGGAGGACTCATCGGAGATACTACAATCGGAGCTGGCTATCGAAATCGATCCTCCGATGAAAGAGAACCACGCGTCCGCTGAAGATTGGAGAAAAGCGCTGCAGAAGGTTGTTCCGGCGGTGGTGGTGCTCCGTACGACTGCGTGCAGAGCTTTTGACACCGAATCCGCACGTTCAGGCTCTGCTACAGGGTTTGTTGTTGATAAACGTCGCGGAATTATACTCACTAACCGTCATGTGGTCAAACCAG GTCCTGTTACAGCGGAAGCTATGTTTGTTAATCGTGAAGAGATTCCGGTTTATCCGATATATAGAGATCCT GTTCACGATTTTGGATTCTTTCGCTATGATCCTGCTGCAGTGAAGTTTCTGAGCTATGAAGAGATACCTCTTGCTCCTGAAGCTGCTTCTGTTGGACTGGAAATTAGAGTTGTTGGTAATGATAGTGGAGAGAAG ATCTCTATTTTGGCTGGTACTCTTGCTCGTCTGGATAGGGATGCACCACATTATAAGAA AGATGGCTACAACGATTTCAATACATTCTACATACAG GCAGCTTCAGGTACTAAAGGCGGTTCGAGTGGGTCCCCGGTCATTGATTGGCAAGGAAGGGCAGTTGCATTAAATGCTGGTGGCAAGACTTCTAATAGTTCCTCAGCATTTTTCTTTCCTTTACAACGA GCGGTGAGGGCTTTAACTATGTTGCAAAAGGGGAGAGATTCGTATCAAGATAAGTGGGAGGCTGTTACAATACCTCGTGGTACAATCCAG GCAACCTTTGTCCACAAAGGATTTGATGAAACCCGTCGGCTTGGTTTGCAAAGTGAAACAGAGGAG TTGGTTCGCCATGCATCTCCACTAAGTGAAACCGGGATGCTTGTAGTTGATTCTGTG GTGCCAGGTGGCCCAGCTTATAAACATTTGGAGGCAGGTGATGTGCTTGTTCGCATGAATGGGGAg GTGATTACTCAGTTTCTGAAGATGGAAATTTTACTTGACGACAGTGTGGGCCAAAATGTCGAGCTAGAGTTCGAAAGGGGCGGCAAGTCTTTAACTGTTCAGTTGGTG GTTGAAGACTTGCACTCCATAACTCCAAACTACTTTTTGGAGGTTAGTGGCGCGGTTATACACCCGCTCTCATATCAACAAGCTAGGAATTTCCGTTTTGAGTGTGGTCTTGTATATGTCTCAGAACCTGG TTACATGCTTTATAAAGCTGGGGTCCCACGGCATGCCATTATAAAGAGATTAGCCGATGAAGACGTTTCAAATCTTGAAGACTTCATTAGTGCTCTATCCAAGCTGTCTAGAGGAGCTCGGGTTCCAATGGAATACATATACTACAAAGATCGCCATAGAAGGAAG TCTGTTATTGTTACAGTGGATCGGCATGAGTGGTATGCTTCACCTCAAATATATAGCCGTGACGACACTTCTGGTATTTGGACAAGAAAGCCGGCCCTGCCCTCCGATTCCCAACTTATATCTTCTGCCATTATACAAGTTGCTAATGGTATTGCCAGCATGGACACTAGTAGCTCTGCTGATGGTACTGTGATTGCTGAGGTGGAAGATTCAACGTCGCCAGGAGATATAGTCGTGAGTGATGAATATGACACATCAGCAGACTCTTGTAATGCTTCTGTTGCTGAGCGTGTAATAGAGCCCACTCTTGTCATGCTTACG GTTTATGTACCATCAACATGTATGGTTGATGGTGTCTATACACAACATTTTATTGGAACTGGTGTGATTATATATCATTCAGAAGAAATGGGATTGGTTGCAGTTGACAAGAATACCGTTGCCATATCAGCATCTGATATCATGCTTTCCTTTGCTGCATTTCCAATCGAAATTCCCGCGGAG GTGGTATTTCTGCATCCTGTTCACAACTATGCAATTATTGCATATGACCCTTCTGTCATTGGACCTGCTGCTAATTCAGTTGTGCAAGCTGCTCAACTTCTTCCAG AACCTTCATTGCGGCGTGGAGAGAATGTATATCTCGTGGGATTAAGCAGGAGTTTACAAGCAACATCTAGAAAATCTGTTGTTACCAACCCGCGTGCCGCTCTAAACATAAATTCAGCTGATTCACCGCGTTATAGAGCAACCAACATGGAAGTTATAGAGCTTGATACCG ACTTCGGTAGCAACTTTACAGGAGTACTGACTGATGAGCATGGAAGAGTTAAAGCTTTATGGGGGAGCTTTTCGACTCAG ATCAAATATGGTGTGAGCTCATCTGGAGATCATCAATTTGTGAAAGGTATTCCGATACATTCAATTAGCCAAGTTCTTAGTGAAATAATATCAGGCGCGAAAGGACCGTCACTTCTAATAAATGGTATTAAAAGACCAATGCCTCTAATTAGGGTTTTAGAGGTTGAGTTTTGTTGTACTTTACTTTCCAAGGCTAGAAGTTTTGGTCTCAGCAACAACTGGATCCAA GCTCTTGTGAAGAAAGATCCTGTTAGACGTCAAGTTCTACGGGTCAAAGGTTGTTTAGCAGGATCAAAAGCTGAGAATCTATTAGAACAAGGTGATATGGTTCTTGCGATCAATAAGAAACCAGTTACATGTTTTAATGATATTGAAGATGCATGCCATGCGTTGGATGTGTCTGATGACATGGATGCAAAACTTGAATTCACCATCTTTCGTCAG GGACGTGAAATGGAGGTTGAAGTGGGAACAGATATAAGAGATGGCAACGGCACCACACGTGTAATTAACTGGTGCGGATGTTTGGTACAAGATCCTCACCCAGAAGTACGTGCCCTCGGGTTTCTTCCCAAAGAGGGCCATGGTGTATATGTCGCAAG GTATTCCTCTGGGAGTCCTGCGCATAGATATGGTTTATATTCTCAACAATGGATTGTGGAAGTTAATGGAAAACCAACTCCTGACTTGGATGCTTTTGTCAATGTCACAAAG GAAATTGAAGACGGAGAATTTGTTCGTGTAAAGACAGTCCATTTAAATGGGAAGCCAAAGGTGCTGACACTGAAACAGGACCTGCACTACTGGCCTACATGGGAGCTTAGATTTGATCCTGAAACCGCCACATGGCacagaaggattattaaatcatTGGAAATTGAAGATAACCTATGA